In Actinomadura citrea, a single window of DNA contains:
- a CDS encoding dihydrofolate reductase family protein, with protein MGTVIMHSVMSVDGFIADENDEVGTLHDWYFDGDTPIVGGGDEEYDHSGTASGIKVSKASAEYVRSTWDTIGTIVMGRTLFDLVNGWEGRPPAGDHVIVVSHRPKPEGWHPEASYHFVDDVTAAIDKARELAGERTVAVNAGDVGGQILAAGLVDEVAMDVVPVVFGAGKRFFGGVDRQHLLEDPHVVIQGERVLHLRYRVRR; from the coding sequence TCGGTCGACGGCTTCATCGCCGACGAGAACGACGAGGTCGGAACGCTCCACGACTGGTACTTCGACGGGGACACCCCGATCGTCGGAGGCGGCGACGAGGAGTACGACCATTCCGGAACCGCAAGCGGCATCAAGGTCTCGAAGGCATCGGCGGAGTACGTCCGGTCGACGTGGGACACGATCGGCACGATCGTGATGGGCCGCACCCTGTTCGACCTGGTGAACGGCTGGGAGGGCCGGCCGCCCGCGGGCGACCACGTGATCGTGGTGTCCCACCGGCCCAAGCCCGAGGGCTGGCACCCAGAGGCGTCGTACCACTTCGTCGACGACGTGACGGCCGCGATCGACAAGGCCCGGGAACTCGCCGGGGAGCGCACCGTCGCCGTGAACGCCGGCGACGTGGGCGGCCAGATCCTCGCGGCCGGCCTCGTGGACGAGGTGGCGATGGACGTGGTGCCGGTGGTGTTCGGGGCGGGCAAACGCTTCTTCGGCGGCGTCGATCGGCAGCACCTGCTGGAGGACCCCCACGTGGTCATCCAAGGCGAGCGCGTCCTGCATCTGAGGTACAGGGTGCGCCGCTAG
- a CDS encoding NUDIX domain-containing protein, with amino-acid sequence MDVRVTGVVIEDDRVLLLDQDTDAGRSWSLPGGKVEEAEPLAEALVREMREETGIDVEVGRLLYVCDHIRGDVHVLHITFEARRVGGTVVAGAADSRPIRGVEFVRLADLVSLGFGERFVGLAKAGFPGAGSYMGAKSNIGL; translated from the coding sequence GTGGACGTACGGGTCACCGGCGTGGTCATCGAGGACGACCGGGTTCTGCTGCTGGACCAGGACACCGATGCCGGGCGGTCGTGGTCCTTGCCTGGCGGCAAGGTGGAAGAGGCCGAGCCGCTGGCCGAGGCGCTGGTCAGGGAGATGCGGGAGGAGACCGGTATCGACGTCGAGGTCGGCCGGCTGCTGTACGTCTGCGATCACATTCGCGGTGATGTGCACGTCCTGCACATCACCTTCGAGGCGCGTCGCGTAGGCGGCACGGTCGTGGCCGGGGCGGCGGACTCCCGGCCGATCCGCGGGGTCGAGTTCGTGCGCCTCGCCGACCTGGTGTCGCTCGGCTTCGGCGAGCGGTTCGTCGGCCTTGCGAAGGCCGGATTCCCCGGCGCCGGTTCCTACATGGGCGCCAAGAGCAACATCGGCCTGTGA